The following proteins are co-located in the Dietzia timorensis genome:
- a CDS encoding Rv3235 family protein — protein sequence MAHAAPPAPPEGVGAVERAVPCEPEWEVDTGAKLFRVHREAARDGPSGATAETGTNAHPSDARPIKPSGSAEHASAPKTSPPISHVDAEQAARRVLVAVLEVIDGRRSPATLSPLLATAPLLQVTRLAKVRHRPANAAQVRTVHATVSRSQAHTQKAHTSWIEVCATYARGRRLFAVAAHMEARDGRVTCTALRMPI from the coding sequence ATGGCACACGCCGCCCCACCCGCGCCCCCGGAAGGAGTCGGGGCGGTCGAGCGGGCTGTCCCCTGCGAACCGGAGTGGGAGGTCGATACGGGCGCAAAGCTGTTCCGCGTCCACCGCGAAGCCGCCCGAGACGGGCCTAGTGGAGCCACGGCCGAGACCGGGACCAACGCCCATCCGTCGGACGCTCGCCCCATAAAACCATCCGGTTCGGCGGAACACGCGTCTGCGCCGAAGACATCTCCTCCCATCTCCCATGTGGATGCCGAACAGGCGGCACGCCGGGTTCTCGTCGCGGTTCTGGAGGTCATCGACGGCCGGCGTTCGCCCGCCACCTTGTCGCCCCTGCTCGCCACTGCTCCGCTGCTGCAGGTGACTCGCCTTGCCAAGGTCAGGCACCGCCCGGCGAACGCCGCCCAGGTACGCACCGTCCATGCCACAGTTTCGAGGTCACAGGCACATACGCAGAAGGCGCACACCTCGTGGATCGAGGTGTGCGCCACATATGCGCGCGGGCGGCGACTGTTCGCAGTCGCCGCCCACATGGAGGCCAGGGATGGCCGGGTCACCTGTACCGCGCTGCGCATGCCGATTTAG
- a CDS encoding HAD family hydrolase yields MQAKPKQHKVVGMRGLIVDYVGVLDGTEEDRQGWRELLGAIRDSDVKLAVLSNEPEGPGAERVKADAAWYGVENVFLSGETGVEKPDPQAFEGAADQLGLSPKECVLVDDAIENVHGAVQIGMIGVFYQALERQAVELRSLFGLNR; encoded by the coding sequence ATGCAGGCTAAACCAAAGCAGCATAAAGTTGTGGGCATGCGAGGACTAATCGTGGACTACGTCGGCGTGCTTGACGGCACGGAGGAAGATCGACAGGGCTGGCGGGAGCTGCTGGGCGCGATTCGCGACAGCGACGTCAAGCTCGCGGTGTTGAGCAATGAGCCCGAGGGCCCGGGCGCGGAACGGGTGAAGGCCGATGCCGCGTGGTACGGCGTCGAGAATGTGTTCCTGTCGGGCGAGACCGGGGTGGAAAAGCCGGACCCGCAGGCGTTCGAGGGCGCGGCGGATCAGCTCGGCCTCAGCCCCAAGGAGTGCGTGCTCGTGGACGATGCGATCGAAAACGTCCATGGGGCTGTCCAGATCGGTATGATCGGCGTGTTCTACCAGGCGCTGGAGCGACAAGCAGTCGAGCTGCGGAGCCTGTTTGGTCTAAACCGCTAA
- a CDS encoding wax ester/triacylglycerol synthase family O-acyltransferase, whose protein sequence is MARRIEVSDVALIGSNTALSRSGAICSISVIERPRGWDMNTLMEFVDSRLASAPRYRQKIRSVPLMFGRSVWVDDQDFDLSFHVRRSALPEPGGLRQLAELVARLIDRPLETSRPLWELYLIEGFADGRIAVLSKTHQALVDGRDFLDLTQIVLGDTPANKDEIEVPTWTPSSTPSNGVLVVDALTSLVADPLDPLRRMAGGIERAEKAAMSIVSAATAPLRPSHGGVAETFHTRRATGSRVGLASFPLASVRGIARRHQCTVNDVVLSVLCGALRSWIQSWGRPLATSDVLNVMVPLAVRAGSTEDGEESPLGEELLDAAGVEDTEMASVVMPLPVGETNPRVRLAQIARETAAFASAPNAVGAQAMAGFGGFAPSTLHALGVRAARLVPEGSYDLIVTNAPGPQHRMYWAEGELFEMYPVPALLPGQGLAVALTSYDGTVYAGFTSDRSVVPDVDEIGELIAASIEELEETEPYLSRGRRAETN, encoded by the coding sequence ATGGCGAGACGTATTGAGGTATCCGACGTTGCGCTGATCGGCAGTAACACCGCTTTGTCTCGAAGCGGCGCTATCTGCTCGATCTCCGTGATCGAACGACCACGCGGCTGGGACATGAACACCCTGATGGAGTTCGTCGATTCCCGGCTGGCCTCTGCGCCTCGCTACCGCCAGAAGATCCGCTCGGTGCCGTTGATGTTCGGCCGCTCGGTGTGGGTCGATGACCAGGATTTCGACCTGAGTTTCCACGTACGGCGCAGCGCGCTGCCCGAGCCCGGCGGGCTCCGCCAGCTCGCGGAACTCGTCGCACGGCTGATCGACAGGCCGCTGGAGACATCCCGCCCGCTGTGGGAGCTCTACCTCATCGAAGGCTTCGCCGACGGCCGCATCGCCGTGCTGTCGAAGACGCACCAGGCGCTGGTCGACGGACGCGATTTTCTCGACCTCACCCAGATCGTGCTCGGAGATACGCCGGCGAACAAGGACGAGATCGAGGTGCCGACATGGACACCGTCCAGCACGCCGAGTAACGGTGTGCTCGTCGTCGACGCGTTGACCTCGCTCGTGGCCGATCCGCTCGATCCGCTGCGCCGTATGGCAGGCGGAATCGAGAGGGCCGAGAAGGCCGCGATGTCCATCGTGAGCGCGGCAACCGCGCCGCTCCGCCCCAGCCACGGCGGCGTCGCGGAGACCTTCCACACCCGCCGGGCCACCGGTTCGCGAGTCGGCCTCGCCTCCTTCCCTCTCGCCTCGGTGCGCGGGATCGCGCGGCGGCACCAGTGCACCGTCAACGACGTGGTGCTCAGTGTTCTGTGCGGCGCGCTGCGCTCATGGATCCAGTCGTGGGGCCGGCCGCTGGCGACCTCCGACGTGCTCAACGTGATGGTGCCGCTCGCGGTGCGGGCAGGATCCACCGAGGACGGCGAGGAGTCCCCACTGGGCGAGGAGCTGCTCGATGCCGCCGGTGTGGAGGACACCGAGATGGCCTCGGTCGTGATGCCCCTGCCGGTGGGCGAGACGAATCCGCGCGTGCGCCTGGCCCAGATCGCTCGCGAGACCGCGGCGTTCGCAAGCGCACCCAATGCCGTCGGCGCGCAGGCGATGGCCGGTTTTGGCGGCTTCGCCCCGAGCACCCTGCACGCTCTCGGCGTGCGCGCGGCGAGGCTCGTCCCCGAGGGCAGCTATGACCTGATCGTCACGAACGCGCCGGGGCCACAGCACCGCATGTACTGGGCCGAAGGCGAGCTGTTCGAAATGTATCCGGTGCCCGCGCTCCTTCCAGGACAGGGGCTTGCCGTTGCTCTCACCAGTTACGACGGCACTGTGTACGCCGGATTCACCTCGGACCGGTCCGTGGTTCC